A stretch of the Papaver somniferum cultivar HN1 chromosome 6, ASM357369v1, whole genome shotgun sequence genome encodes the following:
- the LOC113291267 gene encoding uncharacterized protein LOC113291267 — translation MEVDPVCILCNIMLEDDYHLFFSCSYPVFIRRHILRLLGLRDVIAQDWDKQIDWCVDHIKGGNSIAISWQKPEVGDVAVNTDGSLSDDGAGFGAIIRDEHGTALSAVEGSSGPSSITLHELQGIEAGLKLAILNGHSRISLKSDSKTSLSYLKEDGSKPPWTCHHVWESIKRLRMQFEKCSHSHNYREVNGAADLLASSRPAWNFVVVHPNSFSEELKKIIREDAMGKTYYR, via the exons ATGGAGGTCGATCCTGTGTGCATCCTTTGTAATATCATGCTTGAGGATGACTACCATCTGTTTTTTAGCTGCAGCTACCCCGTTTTCATTCGGAGGCACATTCTAAGACTTTTGGGACTTAGAGACGTTATTGCTCAAGACTGGGACAAGCAGATTGACTGGTGTGTGGATCACATAAAGGGTGGAAACTCTATAG CTATAAGCTGGCAAAAACCAGAGGTAGGGGATGTGGCAGTCAATACCGATGGATCCTTAAGTGATGATGGTGCTGGTTTTGGGGCAATAATTCGAGATGAGCATGGAACTGCTCTCTCTGCAGTGGAAGGTAGTTCAGGTCCCTCCTCCATTACTTTGCATGAGCTTCAAGGCATTGAAGCGGGTCTTAAACTTGCTATtctcaatggccattccagaatcTCTCTTAAGTCTGATTCCAAGACATCCCTAAGTTACCTTAAAGAAGACGGCAGCAAACCTCCCTGGACTTGTCACCATGTGTGGGAGTCTATTAAAAGACTCCGAATGCAGTTTGAAAAATGTTCCCACTCTCATAACTATAGAGAAGTTAATGGTGCGGCTGATTTGCTTGCTAGTTCTAGACCTGCATGGAATTTTGTTGTGGTTCATCCAAACTCGTTTTCTGAAGAGTTGAAGAAAATCATTAGGGAGGATGCCATGGGAAAAACGTACTACAGATAG